One Xenopus tropicalis strain Nigerian chromosome 8, UCB_Xtro_10.0, whole genome shotgun sequence genomic window carries:
- the LOC100486535 gene encoding uncharacterized protein LOC100486535 isoform X2, whose amino-acid sequence MSLGNVEMSHIKVKMDNGYLGKSVEIPKKRGRGRPLGSTKKTKVVSANGILRHRRGIKRLAEVAAHIKLIKNKSSKSRGQGFTEGKDNSASSSIYVGRSQVKAVSSQMPSVPKRARGRPRKTKLPLITKKVTNIEVEPGIENKDNSALSTILSECSLPKRGRLQNTELMNKKVKLVNGVEPGTEKKGRGRPRKIKQTRKPKPIQATVQESQDIRPASISPQDNCSVEVEKVKASSTQNSQYASCESHNSSWPSKIINTSDDTAVTHWVVEEPPESSPSQPLYPTEERLMEQNEFRDNIIQGLADLKYQLTRELAAARTEMREGAEMVRAAIAGVSAEIHTLGLILQPLVTMISSRNEICASPALSSYRPQRDTPSENSLEFPKQEIQTSCTMINCHNEPSCHLQMNMPTSTSLQPQQDTHRDLSTGQF is encoded by the exons ATGAGCCTTGGTAATGTGGAAATGAGCCACATCAAGGTCAAGATGGATAACGGTTACCTTGGTAAATCTGTGGAGATACCGAAGAAGAGAGGTAGAGGAAGGCCTTTGGGGAGCACAAAAAAAACGAAAGTG GTATCAGCTAATGGTATTCTGAGGCACAGAAGAGGAATAAAGCGTTTGGCAGAG GTGGCTGCACacataaaactaataaaaaataaaagtagtaAATCAAGGGGTCAAGGATTTACAGAG GGTAAAGACAATTCTGCCTCATCCTCAATCTATGTTGGTCGATCCCAAGTAAAAGCGGTGTCTTCCCAAATGCCTTCTGTGCCAAAAAGAGCACGAGGAAGACCTCGAAAAACCAAACTGCCACTGATAACTAAAAAAGTTACAAATATAGAAGTAGAGCCTGGAATTGAG AACAAAGACAATTCTGCATTATCCACAATCTTGTCAGAGTGTTCTCTGCCAAAAAGAGGAAGACTTCAAAACACAGAACTGATGAATAAAAAAGTGAAATTAGTGAATGGAGTAGAGCCTGGAACAGAG AAAAAAGGGCGAGGGAGACCAAGGAAGATAAAGCAGACAAGAAAACCTAAGCCA ATCCAAGCCACTGTTCAGGAGTCCCAGGACATTCGGCCAGCCAGCATTTCCCCTCAGGATAATTGTTCAGTGGAGGTGGAAAAGGTTAAAGCTTCCAGTACACAGAATTCTCAGTATGCTAGCTGTGAGTCACATAATTCCAGCTGGCCTTCTAAAA TCATTAACACATCTGATGACACTGCAGTGACACACTGGGTTGTGGAGGAACCCCCTGAATCAAGTCCTTCCCAGCCTTTATATCCAACTGAAGAACGATTAATGGAACAAAATGAGTTTAGGGACAATATTATTCAGGGTCTGGCTGATTTAAAGTACCAACTGACAAGAGAGTTGGCAGCAGCAAGAACTGAGATGCGCGAAGGGGCAGAGATGGTTAGGGCAGCCATTGCAGGGGTGTCTGCTGAAATCCATACACTTGGCTTAATTTTGCAGCCTCTAGTTACAATGATATCTTCTAGAAATGAAATTTGTGCATCACCAGCTTTGAGCTCTTATAGACCCCAAAGGGACACACCCTCTGAGAATTCTTTAGAGTTTCCCAAACAAGAAATACAAACATCATGCACTATGATTAACTGCCACAATGAACCTTCATGTCACCTACAAATGAACATGCCTACCTCCACATCCTTGCAGCCTCAGCAGGACACTCACCGTGACCTATCTACAGGCCAGTTTTAA
- the LOC100486535 gene encoding uncharacterized protein LOC100486535 isoform X1, producing the protein MSLGNVEMSHIKVKMDNGYLGKSVEIPKKRGRGRPLGSTKKTKVVSANGILRHRRGIKRLAEVAAHIKLIKNKSSKSRGQGFTEGKDNSASSSIYVGRSQVKAVSSQMPSVPKRARGRPRKTKLPLITKKVTNIEVEPGIENKDNSALSTILSECSLPKRGRLQNTELMNKKVKLVNGVEPGTEQKKGRGRPRKIKQTRKPKPIQATVQESQDIRPASISPQDNCSVEVEKVKASSTQNSQYASCESHNSSWPSKIINTSDDTAVTHWVVEEPPESSPSQPLYPTEERLMEQNEFRDNIIQGLADLKYQLTRELAAARTEMREGAEMVRAAIAGVSAEIHTLGLILQPLVTMISSRNEICASPALSSYRPQRDTPSENSLEFPKQEIQTSCTMINCHNEPSCHLQMNMPTSTSLQPQQDTHRDLSTGQF; encoded by the exons ATGAGCCTTGGTAATGTGGAAATGAGCCACATCAAGGTCAAGATGGATAACGGTTACCTTGGTAAATCTGTGGAGATACCGAAGAAGAGAGGTAGAGGAAGGCCTTTGGGGAGCACAAAAAAAACGAAAGTG GTATCAGCTAATGGTATTCTGAGGCACAGAAGAGGAATAAAGCGTTTGGCAGAG GTGGCTGCACacataaaactaataaaaaataaaagtagtaAATCAAGGGGTCAAGGATTTACAGAG GGTAAAGACAATTCTGCCTCATCCTCAATCTATGTTGGTCGATCCCAAGTAAAAGCGGTGTCTTCCCAAATGCCTTCTGTGCCAAAAAGAGCACGAGGAAGACCTCGAAAAACCAAACTGCCACTGATAACTAAAAAAGTTACAAATATAGAAGTAGAGCCTGGAATTGAG AACAAAGACAATTCTGCATTATCCACAATCTTGTCAGAGTGTTCTCTGCCAAAAAGAGGAAGACTTCAAAACACAGAACTGATGAATAAAAAAGTGAAATTAGTGAATGGAGTAGAGCCTGGAACAGAG CAAAAAAAAGGGCGAGGGAGACCAAGGAAGATAAAGCAGACAAGAAAACCTAAGCCA ATCCAAGCCACTGTTCAGGAGTCCCAGGACATTCGGCCAGCCAGCATTTCCCCTCAGGATAATTGTTCAGTGGAGGTGGAAAAGGTTAAAGCTTCCAGTACACAGAATTCTCAGTATGCTAGCTGTGAGTCACATAATTCCAGCTGGCCTTCTAAAA TCATTAACACATCTGATGACACTGCAGTGACACACTGGGTTGTGGAGGAACCCCCTGAATCAAGTCCTTCCCAGCCTTTATATCCAACTGAAGAACGATTAATGGAACAAAATGAGTTTAGGGACAATATTATTCAGGGTCTGGCTGATTTAAAGTACCAACTGACAAGAGAGTTGGCAGCAGCAAGAACTGAGATGCGCGAAGGGGCAGAGATGGTTAGGGCAGCCATTGCAGGGGTGTCTGCTGAAATCCATACACTTGGCTTAATTTTGCAGCCTCTAGTTACAATGATATCTTCTAGAAATGAAATTTGTGCATCACCAGCTTTGAGCTCTTATAGACCCCAAAGGGACACACCCTCTGAGAATTCTTTAGAGTTTCCCAAACAAGAAATACAAACATCATGCACTATGATTAACTGCCACAATGAACCTTCATGTCACCTACAAATGAACATGCCTACCTCCACATCCTTGCAGCCTCAGCAGGACACTCACCGTGACCTATCTACAGGCCAGTTTTAA
- the LOC100486535 gene encoding uncharacterized protein LOC100486535 isoform X3 — MSLGNVEMSHIKVKMDNGYLGKSVEIPKKRGRGRPLGSTKKTKVVSANGILRHRRGIKRLAEGKDNSASSSIYVGRSQVKAVSSQMPSVPKRARGRPRKTKLPLITKKVTNIEVEPGIENKDNSALSTILSECSLPKRGRLQNTELMNKKVKLVNGVEPGTEQKKGRGRPRKIKQTRKPKPIQATVQESQDIRPASISPQDNCSVEVEKVKASSTQNSQYASCESHNSSWPSKIINTSDDTAVTHWVVEEPPESSPSQPLYPTEERLMEQNEFRDNIIQGLADLKYQLTRELAAARTEMREGAEMVRAAIAGVSAEIHTLGLILQPLVTMISSRNEICASPALSSYRPQRDTPSENSLEFPKQEIQTSCTMINCHNEPSCHLQMNMPTSTSLQPQQDTHRDLSTGQF; from the exons ATGAGCCTTGGTAATGTGGAAATGAGCCACATCAAGGTCAAGATGGATAACGGTTACCTTGGTAAATCTGTGGAGATACCGAAGAAGAGAGGTAGAGGAAGGCCTTTGGGGAGCACAAAAAAAACGAAAGTG GTATCAGCTAATGGTATTCTGAGGCACAGAAGAGGAATAAAGCGTTTGGCAGAG GGTAAAGACAATTCTGCCTCATCCTCAATCTATGTTGGTCGATCCCAAGTAAAAGCGGTGTCTTCCCAAATGCCTTCTGTGCCAAAAAGAGCACGAGGAAGACCTCGAAAAACCAAACTGCCACTGATAACTAAAAAAGTTACAAATATAGAAGTAGAGCCTGGAATTGAG AACAAAGACAATTCTGCATTATCCACAATCTTGTCAGAGTGTTCTCTGCCAAAAAGAGGAAGACTTCAAAACACAGAACTGATGAATAAAAAAGTGAAATTAGTGAATGGAGTAGAGCCTGGAACAGAG CAAAAAAAAGGGCGAGGGAGACCAAGGAAGATAAAGCAGACAAGAAAACCTAAGCCA ATCCAAGCCACTGTTCAGGAGTCCCAGGACATTCGGCCAGCCAGCATTTCCCCTCAGGATAATTGTTCAGTGGAGGTGGAAAAGGTTAAAGCTTCCAGTACACAGAATTCTCAGTATGCTAGCTGTGAGTCACATAATTCCAGCTGGCCTTCTAAAA TCATTAACACATCTGATGACACTGCAGTGACACACTGGGTTGTGGAGGAACCCCCTGAATCAAGTCCTTCCCAGCCTTTATATCCAACTGAAGAACGATTAATGGAACAAAATGAGTTTAGGGACAATATTATTCAGGGTCTGGCTGATTTAAAGTACCAACTGACAAGAGAGTTGGCAGCAGCAAGAACTGAGATGCGCGAAGGGGCAGAGATGGTTAGGGCAGCCATTGCAGGGGTGTCTGCTGAAATCCATACACTTGGCTTAATTTTGCAGCCTCTAGTTACAATGATATCTTCTAGAAATGAAATTTGTGCATCACCAGCTTTGAGCTCTTATAGACCCCAAAGGGACACACCCTCTGAGAATTCTTTAGAGTTTCCCAAACAAGAAATACAAACATCATGCACTATGATTAACTGCCACAATGAACCTTCATGTCACCTACAAATGAACATGCCTACCTCCACATCCTTGCAGCCTCAGCAGGACACTCACCGTGACCTATCTACAGGCCAGTTTTAA
- the slc39a7 gene encoding zinc transporter SLC39A7 yields MGRFSLKSGVGCALLVAILMFCCLAHTVLSQSQGDFHHGHSHGHHGHGHSHHGHDCHGHSHSHHGHSHEDLHHGHSHVHHGHSHQDHHGHSHEESQQGHNQDHKEQSHIEVERTKREAAAGDNLLHGHGSKEKMEPVQLWTYAICATLLISAAPFFILFLIPVQSNSSQHQSLLKLLLSFASGGLLGDAFLHLIPHALEPHSVHEAVEEPEESHGHGHSHGHSHSQMMSVGLWVLAGIIAFLVVEKFVRHLKGEHGHGHGHSHAAKESLVDNATEKEEEKDLGKDGVRHRKKGSSNVQKGKNGKKEPQSEMTVSGYLNLAADFTHNFTDGLAIGASFLVSSSVGIVTTITILLHEVPHEIGDFAILVQSGCTKRKAMMLQLSTALGALAGTACSLLAEGIGEAATLWILPFTAGGFIYIATVSVIPELLKDSRPSQSILETFGLLLGVAMMVLIAQFE; encoded by the exons ATGGGTCGGTTTTCGTTGAAAAGTGGTGTTGGTTGTGCCTTATTGGTAGCCATTTTGATGTTCTGTTGTTTGGCGCACACAGTCTTATCCCAGTCACAGGGGGATTTTCATCATGGCCATAGTCATGGTCACCATGGACATGGCCATAGTCATCATGGACATGATTGCCATGGACACAGTCATTCCCATCATGGACATAGTCATGAGGATCTTCACCATGGCCATAGCCATGTTCATCATGGGCATAGCCATCAGGATCACCATGGACACAGCCATGAGGAAAGCCAGCAAGGACATAATCAGGATCATAAAGAGCAGAGTCATATAGAAGTGGAGCGCACCAAAAGAGAGGCAGCAGCTGGAGATAATTTACTACATGGTCATGGGTCAAAAGAGAAAATGGAACCTGTGCAACTCTGGACATAT GCTATATGTGCCACACTCCTGATATCAGCTGCTCCCTTCTTCATACTCTTCCTGATACCTGTACAGTCTAATAGCAGCCAGCACCAGTCCCTGCTCAAACTACTTCTGAGCTTTGCCTCAGGTGGGCTTCTTGGAGACGCCTTCTTGCACCTTATCCCTCATGCACTTG AGCCACATTCTGTACACGAGGCAGTTGAAGAGCCTGAAGAATCACATGGTCATGGACACTCTCATG GTCATAGCCACTCCCAGATGATGTCAGTTGGCCTTTGGGTCCTTGCTGGAATCATTGCCTTCCTTGTTGTTGAGAAGTTTGTGAGGCATTTAAAAGGAGAACATGGACATGGTCATGGACATAGTCATG CCGCAAAGGAAAGCTTAGTGGATAATGCAACAGAGAAGGAGGAGGAAAAAGACCTAGGGAAGGATGGTGTGAGACACAGAAAGAAAGGAAGTAGTAATGTGCAGAAAGGAAAAAACGGCAAAAAGGAACCACAATCAG AAATGACCGTTTCTGGCTATTTAAATCTTGCTGCTGATTTCACACACAACTTCACTGATGGACTAGCAATTGGAGCCTCGTTCCTAGTCAGCAGCAGTGTTGGAATTGTCACCACAATCACAATTCTCTTACATGAAGTACCTCATGAAATTGGGGACTTTGCTATCCTGGTGCAGAGTGGATGCACGAAGAGGAAG GCAATGATGCTACAGCTCAGTACAGCTTTGGGAGCACTGGCAGGCACCGCTTGCTCACTCTTGGCAGAAGGAATTGGGGAAGCTGCGACTTTATGGATCCTGCCATTTACAGCAGGgggatttatttatattgcaacaGTTTCAGTAATCCCAGAACTCCTGAAGGATTCGCGCCCTTCTCAGTCCATCCTTGAAACTTTTGGACTTCTCCTTGGGGTCGCTATGATGGTTCTTATTGCACAGTTTGAGTAG